The nucleotide sequence TAGATACGCCTGATTTTACCTTGATTGCGGTTGATAGAACAAAGCGTGATCCAGAGGGTATGGCTAAGAAACACAGCCTCAAATATACGCCTACCTTTGTTTTGCTTCGCGATGGTGACGAAATTGGCCGTGTGGTAGAGCGGGCTGATGCCGGCTTAACCCAAGACTTAAAAGCATTCGTTGAGGTAGCTCAATAATCTTTTTACAATTTGCTGCATAGCCTGTTATGCAGCGTTGTGCTCGCTTTTTTCTGGCAATGCATTACGTGTTTTTTCTCCCCACTCTTCTGTCCTCTATCCTTTTGCTTTAGATTAGGTTGATACAATTAGGCATGTTTTAGCGATTATTTCGCCTATTTTTATTGCAATGATGACCTTATAGTACATACCAATTAGTGGTTAAGGTTTTCACCTTTTCCGATTTTTTTGTCCAAGTGCGGTTATTTAAACGCCGTGCCGTTGAATCAACGTTAGACAGTCACTGTAAAATAAAAAGGTCATTTATGTCGTTTGATAATCAATTTGGTCCGAAAGGCTGGACGCCAGAAAACATCGCATCTATTGCGGGTAAAACGTATCTCATTACCGGCGCAAATTCAGGTGCGGGTTTTCAAGCTACGCGAATTTTATTGTCGAAAGGCGCTAATGTCGTAATGTTAAATAGAAACCCGAGTAAATCGGACGCCGCCATTCGTGAACTAAAGCAAGAATTTGGTGAAGGCGCCAACGTCAGCTACATTGTTATCGATTTGGCTAATTTGTCTTCTATTCGCACTGCCGCCGATGAAATACTCGAAAACGTCCCCCACATAGACGCGTTAATCTGTAACGGTGCGATTGCACAAATTTCAAAACAAGAACTAACAGTGGATGGTTTTGAAAGCCAGCTTGGGGTAAACCACTATGGCCACTTTTTACTGTGCGGCTTGTTGTTCGAGCGCATCGACGCTACTTCAGGTCGTATTGTGGTTGTCTCAAGTGAAGGGCATAAAATGGGGCTAAGAACTATTCAGTTCGACGATATGAATTGGGATAAAAACTACCACCCGAATAAGGTCTACAGTCAAAGTAAGCTAGCACAAATGATGTTTGCTTATGAGCTACAAGACAAAATTGCAGCTGCGAATAGAAACGTAAAAGTGTATGTGTGTCACCCAGGTGCGTCGAATACCTCACTTATTAGAGAAAGCGCAAGTGTGATGACGCGCGTGTCATGGTGGATTATGGTGAAGCTAGGGCTTGCGCAATCTGCCGAAAGAGGCGCCTACCCTGAAGTGATGTGTGCCACAGAAACACCTCTAAAAGAGCGCGCTTACTATGGCCCTACAGGGCTAATGAATTTTGGTGGGCCAGTGGGTGAATGCAAGCTAGAGCCTTTCGTTTTAGATAAGCCTGTATTAACTACTTTGTGGGAACGATCTGAAGAAGCTACGTCGTTTAATTGGTCTTTATAGGTTGTATCTCGTTGCGCCTTTGCAGTTCTTCATGTCAGTAACATGAAAATTTTAGCGTTTTTTTTAGGAATAGTTATGGTGAATCTAGCGGCACTGCCTGCTAATAACGCGAACCCTGATAAAAGTGGAGAATCAACGTCTGTTCAAGATGTTGATGGGAATCTTTATCAAACCGTGACGTTAGGTGGGCAAACTTGGCTCTCTGAAAACCTGAGAACCACACGGTTTCAGGACCTCTCGCCAGTGACATCAGGCTTTATACCTAAAGACGATGAAAAAAACTTGGCTACCTATGGTCGCTTATATAGCTGGGTGGATGTAGCGGATGAAAGAAAGCTATGCCCCGAGGGCTTTCGGGTTGCCACTGATGACGACTGGAAAGAGCTTGAGCGACACATAGGTGTAGCAGTCGAAGAACTTCATCGCGAAGGGTGGCGTGGTGACAATGACGTAGCCATTACCCTAAAAGCGCAGCAACCTGATTCATGGTTGAAGCGTTTTGATAAAACAAAAATTAACGCTCATCAATTTAATGCCCGCCCCGCTGGGGTAAAGGTGGGGAATTGGTATCTCACTCAAGGCGTTTACACCGAGTTTTGGACAAGCAGTAGCGCCTCTGAAAAAGAAGCTTTTGCACGCACTTTGGCTTACGCGTGGTGGAATTCCCATAAAGGTGAAATTCGCCGTGCCAAATTAAATAAAAACTATATGTTCTCGGTTCGCTGTGTGAAGGAGGCTTAAGCGTCATGAGGTTTTTTTTTGCATGTATATTGAGTGTGATAACTGCGCTACACGTCGTCGGTTGTGCTGCCTCTGAAGTGGATGAGGGGAGTACAGCCTCAAAGAGCGAGTTAGTGGTGCTGGTGCATGGTTTAGGGCGCAGTGATTGGGCTATGTGGCGCTTTGCACATCGCTTAGAGGCGGCTAATTATGAAGTTTGCTTGTTAGATTATGACACCCTAGGTGAAAGCGTTGGCAGTGTTTTGTTTGAAACCACAGCGCAAATTGATAAGTGCCTATTGGGCGCGGCCAGAGTACATTTCGTGGGACACTCTTTAGGTGGGCTGGTTATTCGTTCGTACCTTCAAAGAAAACTCGCAACGTTGAATAAAGATAACATTGGTGAAGTGGTGTTAATAGGCACTCCGAATAAAGGCAGCGAATTGGCTGACCATTTTAACGGCACCTGGTTAATGGACGTGGGTGGTGGAATAAGCCAAGCACTGGTCACAGGAACCCATAGCTTGGGAAATAATCTTGATGAGGTTAAGGTTAACGTTGGCATTATTGCTGGCTCCCGCTCATCTATGCTAACTCGTGCTCAATTTTCGGGTCCCAATGACGGTTTAGTGTCGGTGGAATCCACTAAATTGGCACAC is from Alteromonas australica and encodes:
- a CDS encoding SDR family oxidoreductase, which encodes MSFDNQFGPKGWTPENIASIAGKTYLITGANSGAGFQATRILLSKGANVVMLNRNPSKSDAAIRELKQEFGEGANVSYIVIDLANLSSIRTAADEILENVPHIDALICNGAIAQISKQELTVDGFESQLGVNHYGHFLLCGLLFERIDATSGRIVVVSSEGHKMGLRTIQFDDMNWDKNYHPNKVYSQSKLAQMMFAYELQDKIAAANRNVKVYVCHPGASNTSLIRESASVMTRVSWWIMVKLGLAQSAERGAYPEVMCATETPLKERAYYGPTGLMNFGGPVGECKLEPFVLDKPVLTTLWERSEEATSFNWSL
- a CDS encoding fibrobacter succinogenes major paralogous domain-containing protein, producing the protein MVNLAALPANNANPDKSGESTSVQDVDGNLYQTVTLGGQTWLSENLRTTRFQDLSPVTSGFIPKDDEKNLATYGRLYSWVDVADERKLCPEGFRVATDDDWKELERHIGVAVEELHREGWRGDNDVAITLKAQQPDSWLKRFDKTKINAHQFNARPAGVKVGNWYLTQGVYTEFWTSSSASEKEAFARTLAYAWWNSHKGEIRRAKLNKNYMFSVRCVKEA
- a CDS encoding alpha/beta fold hydrolase, with amino-acid sequence MRFFFACILSVITALHVVGCAASEVDEGSTASKSELVVLVHGLGRSDWAMWRFAHRLEAANYEVCLLDYDTLGESVGSVLFETTAQIDKCLLGAARVHFVGHSLGGLVIRSYLQRKLATLNKDNIGEVVLIGTPNKGSELADHFNGTWLMDVGGGISQALVTGTHSLGNNLDEVKVNVGIIAGSRSSMLTRAQFSGPNDGLVSVESTKLAHMRDFITVDVNHTQMRYNKAVAEQTIHFLRHGEFSH